The genome window CCGTTTTGAAAGGAGCGAAATATACTCTTGCAGTACCGGCTTATGTTTATGATGCAGGCGTTAAAAATTTTAATGATCTTGCACAACATAAAGAACAGTTCCAAGGGAAAATATTTGGTATAGAACCAGGCAATGATGGGAATAGAAATATCCAAGAAATAATTAAAAGTAACGCTTTTAATTTGCAAAGTTGGAAACTCATTGAATCAAGTGAACAAGCAATGCTTATGGAAGTAATTCAAGCAGTAAAAAGAAATAAATGGATTGTATTTCTTGGCTGGGAGCCGCATACCATGAATAAAATGATAAAAATGCGTTACCTTGATGGTGGGGATAAATACTTTGGTCCCCATGAAGGAGAATCTGTTGTTTATATTAATAGCAGAAAAAATTTCTCAAAAGAATGTCCAGATCTTGCAAAATTTTTCCGCCAATATCAACTAACTATTGATGAAGAACAAGAAATAATGTCCCTAATTTTAGATAAAAAAATGCTCCCAAACAGTGCTGCAAAATACTGGATAAAAAATAATTTTGAAAAACTTAAACCATGGATCCACGAAATTAAAACTGTTGATAAAAATATTTTAAGCTTTCCTGAATTCCAAAAAAAGTATGCAGCAATGAATCCTTAAATAATATTGGAGTATTAAATGGATAAAATACCAATTGGTCTTTTTGTACAAGATATTGTAAATAAAATTGTTAATTTATCTGAATATCACTTTCGAAATATTTCTGATGTTTTTAACAACTTTCTTGGAAAAATTATAGACTTTCTTGAAATATCTAATCCAGTACTGTTGGTTTCTATTTTATTAATAATCACATTTATTATTAAAAGAAATTTGAAGACAATATTTTTAATAATTATTGGCTCACTCTTTATATTTAATTTAGGATATTGGAGAGAATCTTTAGAAACAATTACACTTGTTATTTTTTCTACAACAATATCAGCAATGATAGGAATTCCTTTAGGCATACTATGTGCCCATCATCCTTTTATCTACTACATACTCCGTCCAGTTTTAGATTTAATGCAAACAATTCCAACTTTCGTTTATTTAATTCCTACACTAATGCTTTTTGGACTTGGAATGGCGCCTGGTTTATTTTCAACAATTATTTTTGCAATGCCCGCTACAATTCGTTTAACTTATTTAGGAATAAGTAAAGTACCACCATCTTTACTTGAAGTAGCCGATGCATTTGGTGCCAGCAAATGGAAAAAATTAATTTCAGTTGAATTTCCATCAGCTAAAAGTTCAATTTTAACCGGTATTTCTCAATGCGTCATGCTTTCTTTATCCATGGTAGTCATTGCAGCACTTGTAGGTGCTGAAGGTCTTGGCAAACCAGTAGTTCAAGCTTTAAACACTGTAAATATCGTGCAAGGATTTGAAGCTGGAATTTCAATAGTTATTATTGCAATATTACTAGACAGAATACTATCCGTATCAAAAAACAAAAAAGCTGGTGAAGTAACATGATAAATGAATGTTTTAGTGTAAATCATTTGGACCTTGTTTTTGGAAAAAATACTTATCGAGCATTTAGCGCTTTAGATGTCGGCAAAAATCGCGATCAAATTCATAAAGAATTTAATCAAATTGTTGCTGTTAGAAAAGTTGATTTAACTATTTATCATGGAGAAATTTTAGTTATTATGGGTTTCTCTGGATCTGGAAAATCATCTTTACTGCGCTGTTTTAATGGAATGAACGGGCGAGATCATGGACATGTTAGAGGCTCTATTCAATTTAGACCACCTTCTACAAATCAAGTATTTGATATTTTACATTGCTCAAAAAATGAATTACTAGAAATAAGGAAACATAGGATTTCTATGGTTTTCCAACAATTTGGCTTAATGCCTTGGAAAACTGTTGCTGAAAACGTCGCTTATCCTTTGGAAATTCAAAAAAGAAAAAGCAATGAAATAAAAGAACAAGTCGAAGAAAAATTAAGGCTCGTTGGATTATCAGATTGGAAAAATAAATACCCTCATGAATTATCAGGAGGAATGCAACAACGAGTTGGATTAGCAAGAGCTTTTGTGACTAATGCAGATGTTCTTCTAATGGATGAACCTTTTTCTGCGCTCGATCCTCTGCATAGAAAACATTTACAAGAAGAAATAATTCAATTGCAGTATAATTTAAAAAAAACAATTATTTTTGTTACTCATGATTTTTCTGAAGCAGTTCGAATTGGATCAAGAATAGCCATTATGGATTCGGGTCGTATTCTCCAGATAGGAACAGCAAAAGATTTAATTGAAAATCCAAGTTGTGAAATTGTTAAAAAATTTACTACCGAAGTGGGTCATCACCAAATATTTTCATGAGGTTTAAATATGACTAATGAAATAATACATACATTATCTACTGAATGGTTTACAAAAAATGATATTTACCAATTAGAACGACAAGAAATATTTAAAAAACAATGGATTTATGCTGCTGATGAATCTGAATTTAAAAATATTGGTGATTATATTAATCTAGAAATCGCAGGATATCCTTTTGTCATTCTCAAAAAATCTGAAACCGATTTTTTTGCTTTTCATAATTTTTGTCTACATCGAGCAGCCCCACTGCTGACAGAGAAAAAAGGAAATATCAAACAATCATCTTTAACTTGTCGATATCACGGTTGGAGTTATAATTTATCTGGAGAATTAATTGCTACTCCTATGCTTGATATTAATACTGTTAAACAAAATTGTTCTGCAAAACTTCATGAAATTACAATTGGAAAATTAGACAAATTAATTTTTGTAAATTTAAATGCAGAAAATCAAACGTCATTTGCGAATTTTATTGCGCCTGTAAAAAAGGAATTTGAAACTGCAAATTATGACATGAATCAATATAATGTGTTTGGGCAGATGGAAAAAATAGCTAATTGCAATTGGAAAACGTGGTTAGATGGATACCAAGAATGTTATCACTGCTCTACAATTCATCCTAGTTTCAATCGTGATTTTTATTTAAAAAAATATAAAATAGAAAATAAAGAAAACTTTTCAGTCCATTCTTGTGAAAGAAAACATTCTTCTGAAACAGGTGATCAGCAAGGTCTGTGGTTGTGGCATTATCCTAATTTAGGACTTCCTTGTTACGAAAATGCTTTTTATACTTTGCAAGTCAATCCATTGAGTGTAAATCAAACAAAACTTACCTATAAATTTCGCTTTAAAAATAAAGTTACAGAAGATGAACGAGTTGAATTTATAAAATTTGTAGAAAAAATAACAATTGAAGATATTTATATTTGTGAATTAGTTCAAAAAAATCTTGAAGTGGGTATTTATCAAAAAGGAATTTTGAACCCTGAAAAAGAAAATGGAGTAGCTTACTTTCACTCCTTAGTTAAAACAGCTGTGATGAATGCAAAGGACTTTGCTTATGGCGATAAAACAATATGATTTTATAATAATTGGCGGCGGATCTGCTGGATGCGTATTGGCTAACAGATTGAGTACAAATCCTGAGCAGAAAGTACTTGTTTTAGAAGCAGGAAGACCAGATTACATATGGGATATATTTATTCATATGCCAGCTGGACTTATGTACCCATTAGGTAACAAAATGTATGATTGGTGCTATGAAACAGATCCAGAACCTTTCATGAATGGCAGAAAAGTTTTTCATGGGCGGGGTAAAGTTTTAGGTGGCTGTAGTTCAATCAATGGAATGATTTATATTCGCGGAAACCCACTAGATTATCAAAAATGGGCCTCCCAAAAGGGGTTAGAACATTGGGATTTTGCGCATTGCTTGCCTTACTTTAATCGTGCTGAAACACGCATGTTTGGAGCAGATCATTTTCATGGATTTACAGGCCCCCTTCTGCTTGAAACAGGGCCTTGCACAAATCCTTTGTTCCAAGCCTTT of Pigmentibacter sp. JX0631 contains these proteins:
- a CDS encoding ATP-binding cassette domain-containing protein, translating into MINECFSVNHLDLVFGKNTYRAFSALDVGKNRDQIHKEFNQIVAVRKVDLTIYHGEILVIMGFSGSGKSSLLRCFNGMNGRDHGHVRGSIQFRPPSTNQVFDILHCSKNELLEIRKHRISMVFQQFGLMPWKTVAENVAYPLEIQKRKSNEIKEQVEEKLRLVGLSDWKNKYPHELSGGMQQRVGLARAFVTNADVLLMDEPFSALDPLHRKHLQEEIIQLQYNLKKTIIFVTHDFSEAVRIGSRIAIMDSGRILQIGTAKDLIENPSCEIVKKFTTEVGHHQIFS
- a CDS encoding ABC transporter permease subunit translates to MDKIPIGLFVQDIVNKIVNLSEYHFRNISDVFNNFLGKIIDFLEISNPVLLVSILLIITFIIKRNLKTIFLIIIGSLFIFNLGYWRESLETITLVIFSTTISAMIGIPLGILCAHHPFIYYILRPVLDLMQTIPTFVYLIPTLMLFGLGMAPGLFSTIIFAMPATIRLTYLGISKVPPSLLEVADAFGASKWKKLISVEFPSAKSSILTGISQCVMLSLSMVVIAALVGAEGLGKPVVQALNTVNIVQGFEAGISIVIIAILLDRILSVSKNKKAGEVT
- a CDS encoding aromatic ring-hydroxylating dioxygenase subunit alpha, whose amino-acid sequence is MTNEIIHTLSTEWFTKNDIYQLERQEIFKKQWIYAADESEFKNIGDYINLEIAGYPFVILKKSETDFFAFHNFCLHRAAPLLTEKKGNIKQSSLTCRYHGWSYNLSGELIATPMLDINTVKQNCSAKLHEITIGKLDKLIFVNLNAENQTSFANFIAPVKKEFETANYDMNQYNVFGQMEKIANCNWKTWLDGYQECYHCSTIHPSFNRDFYLKKYKIENKENFSVHSCERKHSSETGDQQGLWLWHYPNLGLPCYENAFYTLQVNPLSVNQTKLTYKFRFKNKVTEDERVEFIKFVEKITIEDIYICELVQKNLEVGIYQKGILNPEKENGVAYFHSLVKTAVMNAKDFAYGDKTI
- the choX gene encoding choline ABC transporter substrate-binding protein — encoded protein: MRNLINCTLLFIGAISFQQNIFAECKKVRFSNIGWTDISASTAVATEILSVYGYETKSTILSIPMTFAGMKNKDIDIFLGNWMPSMKADIKPYLAQGSVETIGTVLKGAKYTLAVPAYVYDAGVKNFNDLAQHKEQFQGKIFGIEPGNDGNRNIQEIIKSNAFNLQSWKLIESSEQAMLMEVIQAVKRNKWIVFLGWEPHTMNKMIKMRYLDGGDKYFGPHEGESVVYINSRKNFSKECPDLAKFFRQYQLTIDEEQEIMSLILDKKMLPNSAAKYWIKNNFEKLKPWIHEIKTVDKNILSFPEFQKKYAAMNP